Proteins found in one Borreliella valaisiana VS116 genomic segment:
- the bamB gene encoding outer membrane protein assembly factor BamB, with amino-acid sequence MKQKYENYFKKRLILSLLIFLLIACSSESIFSQLGNLQKINHEHNILGSSSPRGISLVGETLYIAAMHLFKKENGKIEKIDLSNSYEFINDIVNVSGKTYLLAQNKQAELEVCELNGKEWTLKFKKSLKAYKFLKSVGKDGIKEAYILAIDKNNQERIFDLQGIDKTPSQATENDKFYQVSNEDNLITGNSLKIWQMNNNTYRSIDYQQAKEIMPIIKTSIRGFSEILVMTGGYNNLDTKFKVYSNANSYTTPIFIQEEVGEFNGYFAREFNDVILIGSNNGFAEFTKNKEGIFALQAPSKSVAPGAYNGSQLSKTGLNDIIPVSNNTIYILTQGKGLWKLENKKLTKE; translated from the coding sequence ATGAAACAAAAATATGAAAACTATTTTAAAAAAAGATTAATTTTAAGCCTATTAATATTTTTACTAATAGCATGCTCAAGCGAATCCATATTTTCCCAACTAGGAAATCTACAAAAAATAAACCATGAACATAATATTTTAGGCAGTTCAAGTCCAAGAGGAATTTCTCTGGTAGGAGAAACTCTCTATATTGCAGCTATGCATTTATTTAAAAAAGAAAACGGCAAAATAGAAAAAATTGACTTGAGCAATTCTTATGAGTTTATAAATGACATTGTAAATGTATCTGGGAAAACCTATCTTTTAGCACAAAACAAACAAGCGGAACTAGAAGTTTGTGAGCTAAATGGAAAAGAATGGACATTGAAATTTAAAAAATCACTAAAAGCATATAAATTCTTAAAATCTGTAGGAAAAGATGGCATAAAAGAAGCATATATTTTAGCTATAGATAAAAACAATCAAGAGAGAATTTTTGATCTACAAGGAATTGACAAAACACCATCGCAAGCTACTGAAAACGACAAATTTTATCAAGTATCAAATGAGGATAACTTAATTACAGGAAATTCACTTAAAATATGGCAAATGAATAACAATACATATAGAAGCATAGACTATCAACAAGCCAAAGAAATAATGCCTATCATTAAAACAAGCATTAGGGGTTTTTCTGAAATTTTAGTGATGACTGGTGGTTATAATAATTTAGACACAAAATTCAAAGTATATTCAAATGCAAATAGTTACACAACACCAATATTTATTCAAGAAGAAGTAGGCGAATTTAACGGCTACTTTGCAAGAGAATTTAATGATGTAATATTAATCGGAAGTAATAATGGATTTGCAGAATTTACAAAAAACAAAGAAGGAATTTTTGCTTTACAAGCACCCTCAAAATCTGTAGCGCCTGGGGCTTATAATGGTTCCCAGCTAAGCAAAACAGGTCTTAACGATATTATTCCCGTATCAAACAACACAATTTACATATTAACTCAGGGTAAAGGTTTGTGGAAATTGGAAAACAAAAAATTAACTAAAGAATAA
- the smpB gene encoding SsrA-binding protein SmpB, whose protein sequence is MKTNDLFLENKKAKFNYFIEEKISCGIVLQGTEVKSIKAKKLSFNNSFASIKKEELWLENLHVSKYKEGNIFNHDELRPRKLLIRKQELQRLKKFKEKEGYTLIPISFYLKKSIIKVEIGICKGKKLHDKREILKQKSMKKELSREIKYK, encoded by the coding sequence TTGAAGACAAACGATTTGTTTCTTGAAAACAAAAAGGCAAAATTCAATTACTTTATTGAAGAGAAAATAAGTTGTGGAATAGTACTGCAAGGAACCGAAGTGAAATCAATAAAAGCAAAGAAATTATCATTTAATAATAGCTTTGCAAGCATAAAAAAAGAAGAATTGTGGCTTGAAAACTTGCACGTATCAAAATATAAAGAAGGAAATATCTTCAATCATGATGAATTAAGACCCAGAAAACTTCTAATAAGAAAACAGGAATTACAAAGACTGAAAAAATTTAAAGAAAAAGAAGGATACACTTTAATTCCTATTAGCTTTTATTTAAAAAAATCGATAATTAAAGTAGAAATAGGAATATGCAAAGGAAAAAAATTGCATGATAAAAGAGAAATACTAAAACAAAAAAGCATGAAAAAAGAGCTTAGTAGAGAAATAAAATATAAATAA
- a CDS encoding BB0027 family outer member beta-barrel protein → MKRYLFITLIAFLLIGVNIKKIEAAANIDRHTNSTLGIDLSVGMPIFYNDLSRAYSTNLYPGGIGAIKYQYHILNNLAIGLELRYMFNFDINHSFNILNPDSSVGKIFYSVPITFSINYIFDIGELFQIPIFTNVGFSLNTYGDRNNNITNLRTFDALPTISFGSGILWNFNYKWSFGATASWWMMFEFGNSAKMAHFALISLSVTVNVNKL, encoded by the coding sequence ATGAAAAGGTATCTTTTTATAACACTAATTGCATTCTTACTAATTGGTGTAAACATAAAAAAAATTGAGGCCGCAGCCAATATTGATAGACATACAAACTCTACTTTGGGAATAGACTTAAGTGTTGGAATGCCTATTTTTTACAACGACTTATCAAGAGCTTATTCTACCAATTTATATCCGGGGGGTATTGGGGCAATAAAATATCAATACCATATTTTAAATAATTTAGCAATTGGGCTTGAACTAAGATATATGTTTAACTTTGACATTAACCACTCTTTTAATATATTAAATCCAGATTCAAGTGTAGGTAAAATTTTTTATAGTGTGCCTATTACATTTTCAATAAACTATATATTTGATATAGGAGAATTATTCCAAATTCCAATTTTCACAAATGTAGGGTTTTCTCTTAATACGTATGGGGACAGAAATAACAATATTACAAATTTAAGAACTTTTGATGCACTTCCTACAATCTCTTTTGGATCTGGAATTTTATGGAACTTTAACTATAAATGGTCTTTTGGAGCAACAGCATCTTGGTGGATGATGTTTGAATTTGGAAATTCTGCTAAAATGGCACATTTTGCACTTATATCATTATCAGTTACAGTAAATGTAAATAAATTATAG
- a CDS encoding DUF188 domain-containing protein, which yields MLNKIFVDADSCNFKIIKFLQKFILHNKSKLIIVSNKFLSLEKTENVALEVVDNVDVFILNLADRYSLVITRDIFFAKLLLDLEVKVMNDEGRIFNINNINYLYFRSKINFNLKIKVKKYYDVDFNKSRYEKFITNFYSLFFS from the coding sequence TTGTTAAATAAAATTTTTGTTGATGCTGATTCTTGTAATTTTAAGATAATAAAATTTTTACAAAAATTTATATTGCACAATAAATCAAAGCTTATTATAGTTTCTAATAAGTTTTTGAGTTTGGAAAAAACAGAAAATGTTGCTTTAGAAGTGGTAGACAATGTTGATGTATTTATTTTGAATTTAGCAGATAGGTACAGTCTTGTGATTACCCGAGATATTTTTTTTGCTAAACTTCTTTTGGATCTTGAGGTTAAGGTTATGAATGATGAGGGTCGAATTTTTAATATAAATAATATAAATTATTTATATTTTAGATCTAAGATTAATTTCAATTTGAAAATTAAGGTTAAAAAATATTATGATGTAGATTTTAATAAATCTAGATATGAAAAATTTATAACAAATTTTTATTCTTTATTCTTTAGTTAA
- the lepB gene encoding signal peptidase I — translation MYLRKLDKFASFLVYFVEKYLTYRKRKKYFCKLRAKKRGFLLNFLFDFVAAAIFVLVINQYFIQAYKIPSGSMENTLQIGDFLFVDKFSYGPELLPGLFKINGFKAPEESDIIIFENPEYKSKGVFFDIFQRILYMLTLSFIDLDRDEYGNPNVRFLVKRGLFADGKIVRFNNGKAYVKKEGEENFILEDSYRDLVDQNFNIKKIVENEDYGIYGDFAMFIALSQLNINLSSAPDFSFFDVRVIDRFELERLEYKYLSAFMPYVDYYIEKAIMRDYGIYVPYGYVLPIGDNRDNSHDGRFFGVINKNKVLGRTLIIYLPFSRVGFI, via the coding sequence ATGTATTTAAGAAAATTGGATAAATTTGCATCTTTTTTGGTGTATTTTGTTGAAAAATACTTAACATATCGAAAAAGAAAAAAGTATTTTTGCAAATTAAGGGCTAAGAAACGAGGATTTTTGCTAAACTTTTTATTTGATTTTGTAGCGGCTGCAATTTTTGTCTTGGTAATAAATCAGTATTTTATTCAAGCTTATAAAATACCATCGGGTTCAATGGAAAATACTCTTCAAATAGGGGATTTTTTGTTTGTAGATAAATTTTCTTACGGCCCGGAACTTTTACCAGGATTGTTTAAGATTAATGGTTTTAAAGCCCCAGAAGAATCAGATATTATTATTTTTGAAAATCCAGAGTATAAATCAAAGGGTGTTTTTTTTGATATTTTTCAAAGAATACTTTACATGTTAACGCTATCTTTTATTGATCTTGATAGAGATGAATATGGCAATCCTAATGTTAGATTCCTCGTAAAAAGAGGCTTATTTGCAGATGGTAAAATTGTTAGATTTAACAACGGTAAGGCTTATGTTAAAAAAGAAGGCGAAGAAAATTTTATTTTAGAAGATTCTTATCGGGATTTGGTTGATCAAAATTTTAATATTAAAAAAATTGTGGAAAATGAGGACTATGGGATTTATGGTGATTTTGCTATGTTTATTGCTCTGAGCCAGTTAAATATAAATTTAAGTAGTGCTCCCGATTTTTCATTTTTTGATGTTAGAGTGATTGATAGGTTTGAGCTTGAAAGGTTGGAATATAAGTATTTATCTGCTTTTATGCCTTATGTTGATTATTATATAGAAAAAGCTATAATGAGAGATTATGGAATTTATGTTCCTTATGGATATGTTTTGCCAATTGGGGACAATAGGGATAATTCTCATGATGGTCGGTTTTTTGGAGTGATCAATAAAAATAAAGTACTTGGAAGAACCTTGATAATATATCTTCCATTTTCTAGGGTAGGATTTATTTAA
- a CDS encoding SUMF1/EgtB/PvdO family nonheme iron enzyme: MKESDENSNIELFEVKLKPILGISPKVYVFLTTIILLLSLISILIIIPKFKNPGAYLKINSNIENTYIYLNEKYIGRTPLKKYINATEGIIKAKRMGFKTYEQNIKIHNKFFGSYNLQINLELVDPEKIIKQRQKELSIMVRIKNINENTKLIPVFSLISSELKEHPQYIKKFLKDSIPHLNSIEMFKDFLNSYKLVYSIDQNNSNQEIWNSLKTNFDLENRAIFWFLENLDKDLKILTKDKPWVKTLTKTLDNENIQLISKNEKINIKLPGFKKINSNKIEKIQNYELDSKNISLKSTYNIKEFLIQEQNVTKYEYQDFLKENPKWTLNNKESLIKEQLVDENYLKNFNQIGLNEAITGISYFSALEYANWYSKKLPDGFKARLPISQEWELYQKEPNKKPLNINEISKKVGFWNLMQNSSFNDIAIFKNEKNFYNENSNFYSLITEIRTYSHQNNNLLNPSTKASFLKNWSSPNIGFRLIVSKE, encoded by the coding sequence ATGAAAGAAAGTGATGAGAATTCAAATATTGAGCTTTTTGAAGTTAAATTAAAACCAATTCTAGGAATATCGCCCAAAGTTTACGTATTTCTTACAACGATAATACTACTTTTAAGTTTAATATCAATTTTAATAATCATACCTAAGTTTAAAAATCCAGGAGCATATTTAAAAATAAATTCTAATATTGAAAATACTTACATCTATTTAAACGAAAAATATATCGGCAGAACTCCACTTAAAAAATATATAAATGCCACTGAAGGAATTATTAAAGCAAAAAGGATGGGATTTAAAACCTACGAACAAAACATAAAAATTCACAATAAATTTTTTGGAAGCTACAATTTACAAATAAATTTAGAGCTGGTTGATCCTGAAAAGATCATTAAACAAAGACAAAAAGAGCTCTCTATAATGGTGAGAATAAAAAATATTAATGAAAATACAAAATTAATTCCTGTATTTTCATTAATATCTAGTGAGCTCAAAGAACATCCCCAATACATTAAAAAATTTCTAAAAGACTCAATACCTCACTTAAATTCAATCGAAATGTTTAAAGATTTTCTAAACTCATACAAATTAGTGTATTCAATAGATCAAAACAATAGTAATCAAGAAATATGGAACTCTCTAAAAACAAATTTTGATTTAGAAAATAGAGCTATCTTTTGGTTTTTAGAAAATTTAGACAAAGATCTGAAAATACTAACAAAAGATAAGCCTTGGGTTAAAACATTAACCAAAACTCTAGACAATGAAAATATTCAATTAATTTCCAAAAATGAAAAAATTAACATAAAGTTACCTGGATTTAAAAAAATAAACTCAAATAAAATCGAGAAAATTCAAAATTATGAATTAGATTCAAAAAATATTTCACTAAAATCTACCTACAATATAAAAGAATTTCTTATTCAAGAGCAAAATGTTACAAAATATGAATATCAAGATTTTTTAAAAGAAAATCCAAAATGGACATTAAATAACAAAGAAAGTTTAATAAAAGAACAGCTTGTGGATGAAAATTATCTTAAAAATTTTAATCAAATAGGCTTAAATGAAGCTATCACGGGAATATCTTATTTTTCAGCATTAGAATATGCCAACTGGTACTCTAAAAAACTTCCCGACGGATTCAAAGCAAGACTTCCCATATCACAAGAATGGGAATTATATCAAAAAGAACCAAACAAAAAACCATTAAATATCAATGAAATATCAAAAAAAGTTGGATTTTGGAATTTAATGCAAAATTCGTCTTTTAACGATATTGCAATATTCAAAAATGAAAAAAATTTTTATAACGAAAATTCAAATTTTTATTCATTAATAACAGAAATTAGAACATACTCTCATCAAAATAATAACTTACTCAATCCATCAACTAAAGCTTCTTTTTTGAAGAATTGGAGTTCTCCAAACATTGGCTTTAGATTGATTGTATCAAAGGAATAG
- a CDS encoding 1-acyl-sn-glycerol-3-phosphate acyltransferase, with amino-acid sequence MKILRSVIAYFNVLLFFLILVFFLFPFYLVCKIFLLERYVIRFSFIMMRACIKIGLWLAGIKIIVTGSENIPQKSNVVIMGNHIAAMDPLIFIYTFNNPFVILAKHSLLRVPFVNIGLIVMGAIFVNRKSIRSAAAAEAKAIKVMREGRSIGIFPEGTRNRGGDTKVFKKGAIKMALKTGTSILPVTLYNTNNFFIKNIIFNSGLSVYIHVHPLIDILKLSEYEKENLTSIIRDKIVKKLETIKV; translated from the coding sequence ATGAAAATATTGAGAAGTGTTATAGCTTATTTTAATGTTTTATTGTTCTTTTTGATTTTAGTTTTTTTTTTATTTCCTTTTTACTTGGTTTGTAAAATTTTTTTACTTGAGCGTTATGTTATAAGATTTAGTTTTATTATGATGCGGGCTTGCATTAAGATTGGTTTATGGCTTGCTGGAATTAAAATTATTGTTACGGGTTCTGAAAATATTCCCCAAAAAAGCAATGTAGTAATAATGGGAAATCATATTGCGGCTATGGATCCTTTAATTTTTATTTATACTTTTAATAATCCATTTGTAATATTGGCAAAACATTCTTTGCTAAGAGTTCCTTTTGTAAATATTGGCTTAATTGTTATGGGCGCTATTTTCGTTAATAGAAAGAGTATAAGATCTGCTGCTGCTGCTGAGGCTAAGGCAATAAAGGTTATGAGAGAGGGTAGATCTATTGGAATTTTCCCTGAAGGGACTAGAAATAGAGGGGGAGATACTAAAGTTTTTAAAAAGGGTGCAATTAAGATGGCATTAAAGACAGGAACATCTATTCTTCCTGTTACTCTTTATAATACTAATAACTTTTTCATTAAAAATATCATTTTTAATTCTGGACTATCTGTTTATATTCATGTCCATCCTTTGATAGATATTTTAAAATTAAGTGAATATGAAAAAGAAAATCTTACTAGTATTATTAGAGATAAAATAGTTAAAAAACTTGAAACTATTAAAGTTTAA
- a CDS encoding DNA topoisomerase IV subunit A — MDIRTVLKDNFLQYSSYVIKDRAIASVVDGFKPVQRRIIHSLFEMHDGNFHKVANVVGNTMKYHPHGDTSIYEALVNIANKDLFIEKQGNFGNLFTGDPASASRYIECRLTPLAFDVLYSKEITIYESSYDGRNNEPLLYPAKIPVILIQGGEGIAVGMAAKILPHNFNEILNAVKSELLGETYDIYPDFPTGGIVDVNEYADGNGKVLVRAKIETIDEKTIVIRELPFGETTESLISSIEKAIRKNYIKVSSINDFTAENVAIELSLPRGVYASEVIEKLYHYTNCQISISVNLLLLSERYPVVYTIKDLIKFHAAHLQKILKMELELQRSKILEKIFYKTLEQIFIEKKIYKLLETISKEENIVNIILSEVLSYKESFSREVFKEDVENLLKIPIRKISLFDIDKNSKDIKILNKELKSVNSSISSIRGYSINFIDLLLAKYSKEHQRKTEISLIKSKSVKEIATKNMKVYLNLAEGFVGTSLFGGEFIGNASYYDKILIFRENSYVLKNIEDKAFIDKKNVCALVYDVNNSKEQIFSIIYLNKLDNFYYVKRFKIDKFITDKVYEFLGENDEFVDFSLSPKFVEFSTNKDIVKRIEITNFIVKSRSSIGKRISGNNLKKVKFK; from the coding sequence ATGGATATTAGAACTGTACTTAAAGATAATTTTTTGCAATATTCATCTTATGTTATTAAAGATCGTGCTATTGCTAGTGTTGTTGATGGATTTAAACCAGTACAAAGAAGAATTATACATTCTCTTTTTGAAATGCATGACGGTAATTTTCATAAAGTTGCAAATGTTGTTGGTAATACAATGAAATATCATCCTCATGGTGATACGTCAATTTATGAGGCTCTTGTTAATATTGCCAACAAAGATTTATTTATTGAAAAGCAGGGCAATTTTGGTAATTTGTTTACAGGTGATCCCGCTTCTGCTTCTCGATATATTGAGTGCAGATTAACACCTTTAGCTTTTGATGTTCTTTATAGCAAAGAGATAACAATTTATGAATCTTCTTATGATGGAAGAAATAATGAACCTTTGCTTTATCCTGCAAAAATTCCTGTTATTTTAATTCAGGGAGGTGAGGGAATTGCTGTTGGAATGGCAGCTAAAATATTGCCTCACAATTTTAATGAAATTTTAAATGCAGTAAAGAGCGAGCTTCTTGGAGAGACTTACGATATATATCCTGATTTTCCAACAGGAGGAATAGTTGATGTTAATGAATATGCTGATGGTAACGGTAAAGTTTTAGTTAGAGCTAAAATTGAAACTATAGATGAAAAAACAATTGTAATAAGGGAATTACCTTTTGGTGAGACTACTGAGAGCTTGATATCTTCAATTGAGAAAGCAATTAGAAAAAATTATATTAAAGTTTCAAGTATTAATGATTTTACTGCTGAGAATGTGGCCATAGAACTATCTTTGCCGCGAGGTGTTTATGCAAGCGAAGTGATTGAAAAGTTATATCATTATACAAATTGCCAGATATCAATTTCTGTTAATTTATTATTGCTTAGTGAGAGGTATCCTGTTGTTTATACCATTAAAGATCTTATTAAATTTCATGCAGCCCATCTTCAAAAAATTTTAAAAATGGAACTTGAATTACAAAGAAGTAAAATTCTTGAAAAAATATTTTATAAAACACTAGAGCAAATTTTTATTGAAAAAAAGATTTATAAACTTCTTGAAACAATTTCTAAAGAAGAAAATATTGTAAATATAATATTGTCGGAGGTTTTAAGCTATAAAGAATCTTTTTCAAGGGAAGTTTTTAAAGAAGATGTTGAAAATTTGCTTAAGATTCCAATTAGAAAAATAAGTCTTTTTGATATTGATAAAAATTCCAAGGATATTAAAATTTTAAATAAAGAATTAAAGAGTGTAAATAGCAGTATTTCTTCAATAAGGGGATATTCAATAAACTTTATTGATTTATTACTTGCAAAGTATTCTAAAGAGCATCAAAGGAAAACCGAAATTTCTTTAATCAAATCAAAGAGTGTAAAAGAAATAGCTACAAAGAATATGAAAGTTTATTTGAACTTGGCAGAAGGTTTTGTAGGAACTAGTCTTTTTGGTGGTGAGTTTATTGGAAATGCTAGTTATTATGATAAAATATTGATTTTTAGGGAAAATAGCTATGTTCTTAAAAATATTGAAGATAAGGCATTTATAGATAAAAAAAATGTATGTGCTTTGGTTTATGATGTAAATAATTCAAAAGAACAAATATTTTCAATAATTTATCTTAATAAGCTTGACAATTTTTATTATGTTAAAAGATTTAAAATAGATAAATTTATTACAGATAAAGTCTATGAATTTTTGGGAGAAAATGATGAATTTGTAGATTTTTCATTAAGCCCTAAATTTGTAGAATTTTCTACAAATAAAGACATTGTTAAAAGAATTGAAATTACGAATTTTATAGTCAAATCAAGAAGCTCTATTGGGAAGCGAATTTCAGGCAACAATTTGAAAAAAGTTAAATTTAAATAG
- a CDS encoding DNA topoisomerase IV subunit B — MKTQNYDESKIITLSSLEHIRLRSGMYIGRLGDGSNIDDGIYVLIKEIIDNSIDEFIMGYGNEIFIRKENNLIAIRDYGRGIPLGKVVESVSVINTGAKYNDDVFQFSVGLNGVGTKAVNALSSKFLVRSTRNGKSFEALFSKGNLLESKEIESSDKDGTYVEFLADSEIFGKYSYSEDFLKRRFFHYVCLNKGLIINYNNQIFESKNGLLDFLNSEIKSDDLLYDIVYYSSKTLEFAFSHTNNYGETYFSFVNGQYTNDGGTHQTGFREGFVRAINDFLKKTYSSTDIREGLVATLSVKIKDPIFESQTKNKLGNIETRGNVAKEVQKIISEILYKDKILAKLIEKKVVDNERLRKELSSVRKEARERAKKISFKIPKLKDCKFHFNGSSEQSEQTMIFLTEGDSATGSMVSCRDVYTQAIFSLRGKPQNMFEKNKSEIYKNEELYNMMVALGIEESIENLRYNKVVIATDADFDGFHIRNLLLTFFLTFFEDLILNGHMYILETPLFRVRNKKNTIYCYSEEEKQKAILELKGGCEVTRFKGLGEISPNEFKGFIDIKSIKLTKVDLFNIKEIKEKLRFYMGQNTPERRNFIMENLI, encoded by the coding sequence ATGAAGACTCAAAATTATGATGAAAGTAAAATAATCACTCTATCTTCCCTTGAACACATTAGATTAAGATCTGGTATGTATATTGGACGTTTAGGAGATGGTTCTAATATTGATGATGGTATTTATGTTTTAATTAAAGAGATAATAGACAATTCAATTGATGAGTTTATTATGGGTTATGGAAATGAAATTTTTATAAGAAAAGAAAATAATCTTATTGCTATTAGGGATTATGGAAGAGGAATTCCTCTTGGAAAAGTTGTTGAGAGCGTTTCAGTTATTAATACCGGAGCCAAGTATAATGATGATGTTTTTCAATTTTCTGTAGGGCTTAATGGTGTTGGAACCAAGGCGGTTAATGCCTTAAGTTCAAAATTTCTAGTAAGGTCAACAAGAAATGGCAAATCTTTTGAGGCGTTGTTTTCTAAGGGAAACTTATTGGAATCTAAAGAAATAGAATCTTCTGATAAAGACGGTACTTATGTTGAGTTTTTAGCAGATTCAGAGATATTTGGAAAATATTCTTACAGTGAAGATTTTCTGAAGAGAAGATTTTTTCATTATGTTTGTTTGAATAAAGGACTTATAATAAACTATAATAATCAAATTTTTGAATCCAAAAACGGTCTTTTAGATTTTTTGAATTCAGAAATTAAAAGTGATGATTTGCTTTATGATATTGTTTACTATTCTAGTAAAACCTTAGAATTTGCTTTTTCTCATACAAATAATTATGGGGAGACTTATTTTTCATTTGTTAATGGTCAATATACCAACGATGGAGGCACCCACCAGACTGGTTTTAGGGAAGGCTTTGTAAGAGCTATTAACGATTTTCTTAAAAAAACATATTCGTCAACAGATATTAGGGAAGGGCTTGTTGCAACTCTTTCTGTTAAAATTAAAGACCCAATATTTGAAAGCCAAACTAAGAATAAGCTTGGAAATATTGAAACTAGAGGTAATGTTGCAAAGGAAGTGCAAAAGATAATTTCTGAAATTTTGTACAAAGATAAAATACTTGCAAAATTGATTGAGAAAAAAGTAGTTGACAATGAACGACTTCGGAAAGAGCTAAGTAGTGTGAGAAAAGAAGCAAGGGAGAGAGCAAAGAAAATATCTTTTAAAATTCCTAAACTTAAGGATTGCAAGTTTCATTTTAATGGCAGCAGTGAGCAGTCAGAACAAACCATGATCTTCTTAACAGAAGGTGATTCTGCAACGGGTTCAATGGTATCTTGTAGAGATGTTTATACTCAGGCTATATTTTCTCTTCGAGGGAAGCCTCAGAATATGTTTGAAAAAAATAAATCTGAAATATATAAAAATGAAGAGCTTTATAATATGATGGTGGCTCTTGGCATTGAAGAATCAATTGAAAATTTAAGGTACAATAAGGTTGTAATAGCAACCGATGCAGATTTTGATGGATTTCATATTAGAAACTTGTTGTTAACTTTTTTCTTGACTTTTTTTGAAGATTTAATTTTAAATGGCCATATGTATATTTTAGAAACTCCTCTTTTTAGGGTTAGGAACAAAAAAAACACTATCTATTGTTATTCTGAGGAGGAAAAACAAAAAGCTATTCTTGAGCTTAAGGGGGGATGTGAAGTAACAAGGTTTAAAGGCCTTGGTGAAATTTCTCCAAATGAATTTAAAGGTTTTATTGATATTAAGAGCATTAAACTTACAAAAGTGGATCTTTTTAATATTAAAGAAATAAAAGAGAAATTGAGGTTTTATATGGGGCAAAATACTCCTGAGAGGCGGAATTTTATTATGGAGAATTTGATCTAA
- the lepB gene encoding signal peptidase I, whose amino-acid sequence MAPYLTFEQRLLRKKQRKIFFKYVLTFLMLNFFFTKFVLQIFIIKSNDMLPTITKNSSLFFVATHLTSFFIPLKMNDIVLYEDFRLSNNFLLTLIKDFFFLNKIFKRASYKVSRIAAVQGDSVYVRGLNVLVNKKDTDFFYLNGNLVSYYKLNNFFKTDEVIKCFILKKNEIFLLNDNLSVLNDSRIFGPINKNTIVSFLAFKVVDYKIVK is encoded by the coding sequence GTGGCTCCATACTTAACTTTTGAGCAAAGGCTTTTAAGAAAAAAACAAAGAAAAATTTTTTTTAAATATGTTTTAACATTTTTAATGTTAAATTTTTTTTTCACAAAGTTTGTTTTGCAAATTTTTATTATTAAAAGTAATGACATGTTGCCGACAATAACAAAAAATTCTAGTTTATTTTTTGTTGCAACACATCTAACATCTTTTTTTATTCCTTTGAAAATGAATGATATTGTTCTTTATGAAGATTTTAGGTTAAGTAATAATTTTTTATTAACTTTAATAAAAGATTTCTTTTTTTTAAATAAAATCTTTAAAAGAGCAAGCTATAAGGTCTCAAGAATAGCAGCCGTTCAGGGTGATTCTGTATATGTTAGAGGTTTGAATGTTTTGGTAAACAAAAAGGATACAGATTTTTTTTATTTGAATGGCAATTTGGTTAGCTATTACAAGTTGAATAATTTTTTTAAAACAGATGAAGTGATTAAGTGTTTTATTTTGAAAAAAAATGAAATTTTTTTATTAAATGACAATTTAAGTGTTTTAAATGATTCTAGAATATTTGGGCCTATTAATAAAAACACTATTGTTTCTTTTTTAGCATTTAAGGTAGTGGACTATAAGATTGTTAAATAA
- a CDS encoding P13 family porin yields MNKFLIFVLVTFCVFSSFAQAYDSKSDFNLGAGEKLLAYETNKKDPIVPFLLNLFLGFGIGSFVQGDILGGSLILGFDAVGIGLILTGAYLDIKALGNNAKKVAFKWTWGKGMMLAGMLTMTVTRLTEIILPFTFANSYNKKLKNSLNIALGGFEPNFDVNIGQASALGFELSFKKSY; encoded by the coding sequence ATGAATAAATTTTTAATTTTTGTTTTGGTAACCTTTTGTGTTTTTTCTAGCTTTGCTCAAGCTTATGATTCTAAAAGTGATTTTAATCTGGGGGCGGGAGAAAAACTTTTGGCTTATGAAACTAACAAGAAAGATCCTATTGTACCATTTTTATTGAACCTTTTTTTAGGGTTTGGGATAGGTTCTTTTGTTCAAGGAGATATTCTTGGGGGTTCTCTTATTCTTGGATTTGATGCAGTTGGTATAGGGTTAATACTTACGGGAGCTTATTTAGATATTAAAGCTTTAGGTAATAATGCTAAAAAAGTTGCTTTTAAATGGACTTGGGGTAAGGGAATGATGTTGGCAGGTATGCTTACTATGACTGTGACAAGATTAACAGAAATTATTCTTCCATTTACATTTGCCAATAGTTATAATAAGAAGCTGAAAAATAGCCTTAATATAGCTTTGGGAGGATTTGAGCCTAATTTTGATGTCAATATAGGTCAAGCTAGTGCTCTTGGGTTTGAACTGTCTTTCAAGAAAAGTTATTAA